The Rouxiella sp. WC2420 region AATTTCGGAAGAAAATGTAGGTGGCTATTGGGAAATCAGCCAACAAGATTATCAGCGCTTTAAAGAGCTTAAAAGCGGTACAAGAGGAACCTTGTCTCCAAATTTAGATCCATTAAGCACATTGGGAATTGAAGCCCGCAACGACGCCGAGCGCCGTCACTACGCAGAACTTTGGGTAAAACAGGAGTACGAGCGCACCGAAAAAGAGCTCAAATTCCAGCGCGAAGTTGATGCTGCCTGGAAGCGCCTCATGCCTAACATGCTACCAGTTAATATGGGCAACGCCGCAGGTATCGCGCATGATTCTGGTGGTCGCCTTGCGCTATTCGTTCGCGAAGCAGATTGTCAGCGCTGTGACGCCCGTCTTTCCGCTGTTCTCGCCGATAAACGTCCTGTTGATATCTATCTTGTCGATAGCGAAGGCAGCGATCAGAAACTCCGCAACTGGGCGCAGCAGCATCGCATTCCCGCCGAACAAGTCCGCGAACGCCGCATCACACTGAACCACGACGCAGGCCGCTGGATGCGATACGGCAACGGCATCATGCCGGTTCTTCTCCAGCAGGGGGAAAGCGGATGGCATATCGCAGCGTTCTAACCGCCGCGTTGTTGCTGAGTGCCGCCAGCTCTGTGGCGTCAACCAGCATGCAAAGCGTGCCGTCGGGTTATCAGAAAGTCGCTCTGCAGCATGGCGTTCCGGCTGAGTCGCTTTACTCGCTGGCGTTGGCTGAATCATCTCGCCAGCTGCCGTATGGCACGCGCCCGTGGCCCTGGACAATCAACGTCGCGGGCAAAGGCTACCGTTACGAAAGCCGACAAGCTGCCTGGCAGGCGCTGCAGCAGTTTATGAAAATCCATCCGCTTAAGAGAATCGATGTCGGCATCGCGCAGATCAATCTCGGCTGGAATGGCCATCGCTTCGACTCAACGTGGGATGCGTTTGATCCTTATATCAACCTAAACGCAGCGGCGCGCATTCTTCGCGAGTGCTGGGAACGAATCCCCGGCAGCTGGTTAAAAGCGGCTGGCTGCTATCACCATCCGGCTGGCGGCAAACCTGCAGCGCGCTATCGGCAGATTGTCAGCGAAAAGTTGGCGTCGCTCTCACCAACTCAACCTCGCCCAATCGCAACGCAGGCTCCTGCCGACCTCGCGAGTAACCAGACATCTTCAACCGAAATCATCTGGACAGAACCACGGAGGCAGCAATGAAAAAATTGATGCTGGCTGGCGCGATCGTCGCGTTGCCATTTCTCTCGCATGCAGAACTCAACGTTATCGCGGATCTCGGCGGCAAATCGGCAGCGCCGTTCTATGAGGGAATCAACGCTGAGCCTCAGCCGCAACAGCAATCAATCCAACCTGATTACAGTGAAGGTTCAGTGTTGCCAGTGGCAACACCTGAACTCACTCCCGGCATCATTGAGCCGCGCGTGCTGAAACTGCCGGGAATTGGTGCGCTGTTTCTGGTTGGCGATGATGCTCAATCGCAAGAATGGCTTTCACGTAACGCTGAACTGCTCAGCCGTCTTGGTGCGGTTGGGATGGTGGTAAACGTCAGCAGCTCGGCATCCTTGCAGCAGCTGCGTCAGATTGCGCCTGCTCTGCAGCTCGCACCGGTATCAGGTAGCGATCTGGCGCGTCGCCTTAAGTTGGAACATTACCCGGTGCTCATAACCGAGCATTCACTGAGCCAGCAGGTTTCAGTCCAGTGATGGATTCGCCGGATTGCATGAAATGCCCCATGCAGCGCTGATGCCGCTTCCTCTGTTCTTCATCCTTTTTCTGGCTCTGCTGCGTGCTTACTGGTACTGGCACAATCTGTATCACCCCACGCGCAGCACTCCTGAATCCTGCCATAAGTGAGTCACTGCTATGAGCGATCGATATGTTATTGAAGCGCTATTACGTCCCGCAGTTGAGTTCAACACCACGCTGGTAGCCGCCACCGCCAGTTATGTTTGCGTTGCAGCGCCCTGGGCTGTCGCGCTGTCGCCATCGGTGAGTTATGTCACAGCTACCGGCTTTGCGGTGCTGGCCGCCATTCGTGCCCGTCAGGGATGTCAGGTGATCAGGTATCGCAGAAATCTTCGCCGCTTGCCACGCTATGTGATGACCAGCCGCCAGGTTCCTGTGAGCAATCACCGGCTGTTCCTAGGCAAAGGTTTTCTGTGGCAGCAAAAACATACTCAGCGCCTGCTCGATACGCGTCGGCCAGAAGTCGAAAAGTATGTGCAGCCAGCGAAGCTCTATCAGTACGCGCGCAGGCTTGAACGCGCGAGCGAGCATTCTCTGCCCTGGCTGTCATCGTTGATTTCAGCTGATACGCCGCTGAATCCGGTTCGTCCGTTGCCACCAGTTGGCGGTAATCCGGCGCTGCACGGCATCGAACCGCACGAGCGCGATGTATCGATGGATCTCCGCGAGCGCGTTGGGCATACGTTAGTCGTAGGCACTACGCGCGTTGGCAAAACACGGCTGGAAGAGTTGCTGGTTACGCAGGATATTCGACGAGGCAATATCACCATTGTCTTCGACCCCAAAGGCGATGCCGATTTGCTAAAACGCATGTGGGCAGAAGCGCACCGCGCCGGTCGTCAGGATGACTTCCACGTTTTCCACCTTGGCTGGCCAGAGATCTCGGCTCGTTACAACGCGGTTGGCCGCTTCGGGCGGGTGTCGGAAGTGGCTTCGCGCATCGCTGGTCAATTAGGCGCTGAAGGTAACAGCGCCGCGTTTCGCGAGTTCGCCTGGCGGTTCGTGAACATCGTGACGCGCGCGCTGGTTGCGCTTGGCCAGCGCCCCGACTACTCGCTGATCCTTCGCTACGTCACCAACATTGGCGAGCTCTATCAGCGCTACGTGGAACATCTGGTTGATAAGCATCTGCCGGAGCTGCGCAGCAAAATTGAGAACGGCAGCAATGTGCTGAAGGAAAAGGATCTGCCACGCAATATGCAGGGGCAATCAAACGCCACGCGTATCTGGGCAATGGAGCTGGCGCTGAGTTCTGAAGCCGGTAAAAAGCTTTATGATCCCATCCTTGAAGGGCTGCGCTCGGCAGTGCGTTACGACCGAACCTATTTCGATAAAATCGTCGCCTCACTGCTGCCGCTACTGGAAAAACTCACCACCGGCAAAACGGCGGCGCTGCTTTCACCGGACTACGAAGACTTAGACGATCCGCGCCCGATATTCGACTGGCAACAGGTGATTCGACAGCGCGGCATCGTTTATGTCGGGCTGGATGCGCTCTCTGACAGTGAAGTTGGCGCTGCCGTTGGCAACAGCATGTTCGCTGATTTGGTAAGTATCGCGGGGCATATTTATAAGCATGGCATCAATGACGGCCTGCCGGAAAATGGCGACGGCAAGCTGCCGATCAGCCTGCACTGCGACGAGTTCAATGAACTGATGGGCGATGAGTTTATTCCGCTGATTAACAAAGGCGGCGGCGCGGGCATAGAGGTGACGGCGTACACCCAAACAATTTCTGACATCGAGGCACGCATTGGTAGCAGCGCCAAAGCTGCGCAAGTCACGGGCAACTTCAATACGCTGATCATGCTGCGCGTGCGTGAGAACCGCACCGCCGAGCTGCTAACCAGCCAACTGCCTGAAGTGGATGTTTATTCCAAGACGCTGGTTTCGGGTTACACCGATATCACCAACCAGGAGCAAGGCACTGATTTCACCTCCAACACTCAGGACCGTGTGAGTATGGTGAAAACGTCGATGCTCACTCCAGCCGACATCATCAACCTGCCCAAAGGCCAGGCGTTCGCGCTGCTGGAAGGCGGCCAACTATGGAAGATTCGCATGCCGCTACCCGCAGCTGATAAATCCGATTTGATGCCGGAAAGCCTGCAGAAGATCGCTGCTGAGATGCGACGCAATTACCGCACTAGCGAAGCCTGGTGGTCTGGTGCTGCTGGCGCAGAACCGCCGGGAGGTGATTAATGCCACCACCAAACACTTCAGCGCCGCCAGCCCGAGTTCAGCAGCCCAAAGAGCATGGCTTTCTGTTTAATCTGTTATGGGGATGGCCGTGGAAGCTGATGGGTATGCTGCTGGCATCGCTGTTTTTCAGCCTGGTAATGGAGTACGTCGGCATTGCATTCTTCTGGCCAGATCAAGGTGCGGCGCATAGCCAGCAGGTGATGCAGATCGAGAGCGGCTATCTCTCCACTGAGTTTACGCGCAGCCTGCTGCTGTCACAGCCAACGGTGACGGTCACTGCCTGGGTAACACAGGTTTATCAGTGGCTGGTTGTCGATAGCGGCCTGCAGGGATGGATTGCCCAGCAGAATCAGGCAATGGAAAGCGGCGGGAATGCAGTTGCTGCCGGATTAAGTGCCGGTAGCCGCTGGCTGGCATCGGCGCTGCAGGAATATCTGCTGGCGACGGTGTATGTCGCTGTGGTGACGCTGATTCGCGTGACGATTCTGGTGCTATCCATACCGCTGTTTCTGATGGTGGTGCTGGTTGCAGTGGTTGATGGTCTGGGGCGGCGAGATCTGCGGCGATACGGCGCGGCTTATGAATCCAGCTTTGTTTATCACCATGCCAAACGCTTCGTTAAACCCGCGTTCTATGTACCCTGCATGGTGTATCTGTCGTGGCCATCGGCGGTGTACCCAAATCTTCTGTTGCTTCCTGCGGCGCTGATGCTGGGCATGGCGCTGGCGGTGCTGACGGCTTCATTCAAGAAGTACCTCTAAGCTGGACGGCAGCGTGCAAAGCTCGACTTTGTGCGCTGCCGTCAGCAGGCAAGCCGTAGGCGCGGCAGTATATATATCAATTTTATCATTTAGTAATATCTAATTGTATTGCCAAGATATTAATATCGTTTTATTTAAAAATTAAGAATTGTGCCACCCCCCCAAACTTAAAACTAGATAATGTAAACTTATGTAGCGATTGCATCTAGAACGCTTATTAAATGTAGTATTTGAATCTAAAATTACAATACTAATGGATAGTAAGCTTTGAAGTTATAAATTTCCCCCTCCAAGTCATAGAAAACAAAATATTTAAAGCTAGATTGTAAGTGAAGCCAACTACTTCACCCTTAACTTAGTTATCTAACTATCTATTTCTCTGGTAAGGATTTAATAAAATGAAAAGAAAGCTTATGCTTATAATTTTTTCATTATCAATTTCTATACATCAAGCTAATGCTGCTTTAGAAATTGCAGCAGGAATGACTGTTGGCCAAATTATCAATGGAGTTAAAGATGTAGTTAGGCAAGTTGAACAATCTGCTTCTTCTTTGCTTGAGCAAGGCAACAATGGATTGGCACAACAACAAATGATACTTGCTGGAATATTAAAAGGTACAGTTGATCAAATGGAAAAAGCATATCAAGGTTCTATGGAAAAAACCTTCGATCAGTTAAATACAACTCAAGCCAATACATTTAAGGATTTAGAAAGGCTGAGTAACGGTGTCATAAAAGACATGGGAAACAATGTCCAGAGCGCTATTTATCAAGCTCAAGGTTCCGCTAATCAGCTTCTCAATAAGCTTCCTTTTACAGATCACTATCCAGTTTTTTATGGTGCATTGAGCCAAGACTTGCTATCAGAGCTAATAAGTAAACCATACGATATCGAGGTCTTGGGATTTATGTTCAGGGACCCTAATATCAAATTTAAGGACCCCATAATAAGAATCGATGGTAATGAACTACAAAGCGAAGACTTATCTATTCAGGAAGATAGATTACAAATAACATTACCAGAGGAGATAAAGAAAAAGTTATCTTTTTCAGCAACGCCTTGTAGCCCTCGAAAACCTTATGTTGTGAGCATGGATGTTTTTTATGGCGAAAAATCTGGATTTTGGCCATTCAACAAATATATTGAAAAGAAAGTTACATTTAACTCGCGGTCTTTAGTTGCTGCTGAGCAATTGGAGTTCTATGTAAGTAAAGATGTTGTTACCAATGTAGAAAACAATAAAAGCATACATTTAGTTGTTCCAGGGAACTACTATGAAGTCGGATGTGAAGAGTCAAAATCCGGACAGATTTTTTACAACCTTCCCGAGAATGCGCGAAATGTGAATTGTTCAGGCAGATGGATGAGTGTAAGTAATCTCAACTCTCAAGGGGTTGATGGCTGTAAGGTTAGTGGGCAAACAGCTATGGTTGGGGGAATAATTCGAGGCAAGGACAAAGAATGGGGCAATTGCCCTGGAGGTGGGCATGCTACTTTTCAGATGGAGGTGGATTATATTTTATCCGATGACAGGCAGGAAATGCTAATGGCTGTTCCTGTCGGTAATTACGTAATGAAAAATAATAGCTTAGATACTATCATTACCAATTCGGCAAACTCTAAGACGAAAACACTCCGAGTATCTGTAAAACGTAAAGGGTGCTCCTCAGAAATAGATTCATTCACAATTGATATTCCTGACAATGAGCAACAGGTTATTACCCAGACATCTCAAAATGGAATGTTTCAAGCTGAGTTTAGAAAAGGTCAACTTGTTGTAAAGAATAATAACTAATGCGGAGTTTGATTTATTTGTTTGTGAATGCTTGCTAGCTAAATATGGTTCAAACTCATTTTTGCGAGGATGAATCATGTTTAGCTTACTGAATCTATCACCATGTATTTTGATATTAGTTTGTTTGTCTGCCTCAGCTTCAGAATTCGACGAACTCGCCACCACCCAACGCCTATTAGACCAAGTCCAACTTTCCCTCGACCGCGCCCGAACCGTCGCCGCGCAGTCTGACCCCAATAACCGCCGCCGTTACCTGTTCGATTACAAGAAAGCCAACGAAGACCTCAACACCATGCGTGCTGGCATCGACCGCTACACGCAGCCCTCGCGTGCGCAGCCGCTGGATTACGGCAAGGTCAGCGGCGATTACACGCGTGGACGTCCGCTATGGCGATGACTGCCGCGCAGATCAACGCGTTTAAAACGGCATCCGGCAACATCGATATTAGCGTTCTGTATCTGGTGTCCGTTGGGCTACTACTGTGCGTGCTGTTTCTTTGGGCAGCTTGGGCGGCGGTAGATGTCTGGCACGGTTGGGCAAATACCAAAGTCAGGGATGCCGCGCTTGCCCGATTTGTTATCCGTTCTGTGGCTTTACTGATCGTCTGCATCTGGATGTTCGCCAGTTAACGCAGACATTTTCGAAGTGCCTTTACCCGTCAAAGAGGAATGTTCCATGAAATCAAAGTTTGTTCGTTTATCTCGCTTTAAAGACCGTCAGGTCATGCGTCTGTGTTCCGGGCTGATTCTGGCCTGGTTGTCATGCAAACCGGCACTGGCCGATCTGCCTTCAGTTGAAGCGCCGGAATCCAGCGGCGGCACGGGGCTGATGGGCCAGATCAAAGGCTACGCGCAGGACTTCATTGTCTTCGCCGGTTTGCTGGTCTGTGCCGTGGCGTTTATCAACGTCGCAACCAGCGCAGTACACACGTTCGTTGAAGTGCGTAACGAGCGCGCCACCTGGACCAAGTTTGGCTCCATCGTAGCAACCGGCGTCGTGTTGCTGGTCGCGACTATCTGGCTGCTCGGTCAGTCTGCCGAAATCATTCTGTAAGGGGATATGCATGCAGACCATCCGTTTCCTGCCCGATCGACTGAATGCCGAACCTGTCGTGTTTCGCGGTTTCACCACGCCGGAATTAGGGCTGGCGGCATTGATTGGATTAGCGGTTGGAGGTGTGGTGTGTCTGCCGTTTTTTCCACTGGTTGGCTGGGTCATCATCCCGACCGGGATGCTGCTCATGCCTCTGCTACTCATTGCGTTTGGCGGGCGCTGGATGGCCCGCCTTAAACGCGGCAAGCCAGAAAACTACATCTGGCAGCGGCTGGAGGAGAAGAAGCGCCGGATGGGCTATGGCGATCGCTCTCTCATCATCAGCTCACACAGCTGGTCTCTGCGCCGTACACCGAAGGGAGCCGGAAAATGAGCCAGTTCCGCAATGCCATTCAACGCAGCGATCAACACATCAAATCGCTGCGCATCGCCTGCGCTTTCCTCATTCTGTTGGTGCTGATCACGTCATCCGGCTGGATGCTCGCGCCGCGCAGCATGACCATTCATAACCCGCCAGACTTGCGCACCGGTAGCACGCGCCCCTGGTGGGAAGTGCCGCCGTCATCGGTTTACGCCTTTGCCTTCTATATCTTCCAGCAGCTCAACGCCTGGCCGAAAAACGGTGAGGTGGATTATCCCGCCAAAATTCGCGCGCTGTCGCCGTACCTGACTCCGGGCTGCAAAGACTTTCTGGAACGAGATGCCACCGAGCGTACCAACCGCAATGAGCTGATTGACCGCGTGCGCGTGGTGT contains the following coding sequences:
- a CDS encoding transglycosylase SLT domain-containing protein; its protein translation is MAYRSVLTAALLLSAASSVASTSMQSVPSGYQKVALQHGVPAESLYSLALAESSRQLPYGTRPWPWTINVAGKGYRYESRQAAWQALQQFMKIHPLKRIDVGIAQINLGWNGHRFDSTWDAFDPYINLNAAARILRECWERIPGSWLKAAGCYHHPAGGKPAARYRQIVSEKLASLSPTQPRPIATQAPADLASNQTSSTEIIWTEPRRQQ
- a CDS encoding integrating conjugative element protein, with protein sequence MKKLMLAGAIVALPFLSHAELNVIADLGGKSAAPFYEGINAEPQPQQQSIQPDYSEGSVLPVATPELTPGIIEPRVLKLPGIGALFLVGDDAQSQEWLSRNAELLSRLGAVGMVVNVSSSASLQQLRQIAPALQLAPVSGSDLARRLKLEHYPVLITEHSLSQQVSVQ
- a CDS encoding TIGR03747 family integrating conjugative element membrane protein, which gives rise to MPPPNTSAPPARVQQPKEHGFLFNLLWGWPWKLMGMLLASLFFSLVMEYVGIAFFWPDQGAAHSQQVMQIESGYLSTEFTRSLLLSQPTVTVTAWVTQVYQWLVVDSGLQGWIAQQNQAMESGGNAVAAGLSAGSRWLASALQEYLLATVYVAVVTLIRVTILVLSIPLFLMVVLVAVVDGLGRRDLRRYGAAYESSFVYHHAKRFVKPAFYVPCMVYLSWPSAVYPNLLLLPAALMLGMALAVLTASFKKYL
- the traD gene encoding type IV conjugative transfer system coupling protein TraD, translated to MSDRYVIEALLRPAVEFNTTLVAATASYVCVAAPWAVALSPSVSYVTATGFAVLAAIRARQGCQVIRYRRNLRRLPRYVMTSRQVPVSNHRLFLGKGFLWQQKHTQRLLDTRRPEVEKYVQPAKLYQYARRLERASEHSLPWLSSLISADTPLNPVRPLPPVGGNPALHGIEPHERDVSMDLRERVGHTLVVGTTRVGKTRLEELLVTQDIRRGNITIVFDPKGDADLLKRMWAEAHRAGRQDDFHVFHLGWPEISARYNAVGRFGRVSEVASRIAGQLGAEGNSAAFREFAWRFVNIVTRALVALGQRPDYSLILRYVTNIGELYQRYVEHLVDKHLPELRSKIENGSNVLKEKDLPRNMQGQSNATRIWAMELALSSEAGKKLYDPILEGLRSAVRYDRTYFDKIVASLLPLLEKLTTGKTAALLSPDYEDLDDPRPIFDWQQVIRQRGIVYVGLDALSDSEVGAAVGNSMFADLVSIAGHIYKHGINDGLPENGDGKLPISLHCDEFNELMGDEFIPLINKGGGAGIEVTAYTQTISDIEARIGSSAKAAQVTGNFNTLIMLRVRENRTAELLTSQLPEVDVYSKTLVSGYTDITNQEQGTDFTSNTQDRVSMVKTSMLTPADIINLPKGQAFALLEGGQLWKIRMPLPAADKSDLMPESLQKIAAEMRRNYRTSEAWWSGAAGAEPPGGD
- a CDS encoding PFL_4703 family integrating conjugative element protein, whose product is MSQFRNAIQRSDQHIKSLRIACAFLILLVLITSSGWMLAPRSMTIHNPPDLRTGSTRPWWEVPPSSVYAFAFYIFQQLNAWPKNGEVDYPAKIRALSPYLTPGCKDFLERDATERTNRNELIDRVRVVYEIPERGYSTKSVTVRDRDNWVAQLDLVADEYFHTEPVKRAMVRYPMKITRWNGDPETNQFGLALDCYDGVPQRLEAAPPEPKPEHKGMF
- a CDS encoding TIGR03758 family integrating conjugative element protein, coding for MAMTAAQINAFKTASGNIDISVLYLVSVGLLLCVLFLWAAWAAVDVWHGWANTKVRDAALARFVIRSVALLIVCIWMFAS
- a CDS encoding TIGR03759 family integrating conjugative element protein → MRRYFVIITTVLLMPSRFVIGAESDNLDFTKSTEKISEENVGGYWEISQQDYQRFKELKSGTRGTLSPNLDPLSTLGIEARNDAERRHYAELWVKQEYERTEKELKFQREVDAAWKRLMPNMLPVNMGNAAGIAHDSGGRLALFVREADCQRCDARLSAVLADKRPVDIYLVDSEGSDQKLRNWAQQHRIPAEQVRERRITLNHDAGRWMRYGNGIMPVLLQQGESGWHIAAF
- a CDS encoding TIGR03750 family conjugal transfer protein, coding for MQTIRFLPDRLNAEPVVFRGFTTPELGLAALIGLAVGGVVCLPFFPLVGWVIIPTGMLLMPLLLIAFGGRWMARLKRGKPENYIWQRLEEKKRRMGYGDRSLIISSHSWSLRRTPKGAGK
- a CDS encoding TIGR03745 family integrating conjugative element membrane protein; protein product: MKSKFVRLSRFKDRQVMRLCSGLILAWLSCKPALADLPSVEAPESSGGTGLMGQIKGYAQDFIVFAGLLVCAVAFINVATSAVHTFVEVRNERATWTKFGSIVATGVVLLVATIWLLGQSAEIIL
- a CDS encoding RAQPRD family integrative conjugative element protein, with the translated sequence MFSLLNLSPCILILVCLSASASEFDELATTQRLLDQVQLSLDRARTVAAQSDPNNRRRYLFDYKKANEDLNTMRAGIDRYTQPSRAQPLDYGKVSGDYTRGRPLWR